The region TGATTTACCGCCCCCTCCGCCAACCACTCATTCAGTCCAGTTTCGGTTTGAATAACGCCAATGATTTGCCCACTGGAAATCAAATTTGAGCCGGCTAATAACTGCCATTTGCAGGCGGTCATTTAGGGAAAGTGGCCCAGTATTCACTTAATCACATCGTTAACGCTGATGTTTGTGGGTTGTTGGGGCTTGTGCTATCAACAGGTGGTGATTAGGTGCCAAATGGTTGGGATTAGTTTGGATACCATGGTTGAGGAATCAATTGGACATCGGAAGAatatatatgtgcatactgaatacaatatttagtataaaatattgcaagtaaatacataaaacctacttaattatacaaaataattaaaagtttttaaattcaatcttaaatatttaaaatcaatttgaatTACTTATATAAGATATTAGATATTAAAATCCATGTTTAACATCTTTCAATTactttaaagtatatttatttaattttttattataacatatttgctataacaataataaaaaccacTTTGGTTAAAAGACACAGCAAGAcatgtttaataaaatataaaatcatgGGATTTACTAAGATATATACATCATTGAAGACGCTTACGtcgtatatatttttcaaagaaacCTCTGCTGTCTTAGGCCAAAAGCGTTCCTTTGAGAACTCCCCATAGCCATTGATGGACTGACCTGAACTGAACTTCACTTGGACTGCCTTGGACGCTGGGCAAGAGGacaataaaagtaaatgcTGTGCGGAACGATGTCACAGCAGTATGTGGACATATGTATGCAGAGCAGGACATCACACATCCCACATCCCACAGCAAGTAACATGTACAGCACTTCTTATGACCGACAAATTTTCCGTTCCGCATTATTTATAGGCATTTTAAACAGCCGGCAATGGCGCAATGGAAGTGaatgcaaaaatataaataatacgaGCGAGGGGAGGAAGGACATTAAGTACACGCCACGTTGGCACGAAGTAGACGCATTTTAGACATTACcagcaaataaatatgaatGTACCGAGCAGTACAGCAGCAATGGGGGATAGACTCTGCTTACACGACGAAATTGACATTTTGCATTTAGTTATTCAGTTGGGTAGGCTATTCggatcttttttatttttattttatttccctgCCAGCAttttgctgccgctgctggcaGCCACAATAAAATGGGAAGAAAAATTGCATAATAACCCCTTTGAAATCGTCGGATTAtccttaaatatttgtgtAAACATTGTAACAAATGCGCAGCTCCATTGTCAGCCAACTCGGGCCATGGATGTGCAGCACGGGGCCCGGACCCCCCATCTCGGCCTCGGCCCCAGCCTCCGCCTCCTTGAAATCCCCGTCCCCGATCCATTGACGTAGTCAAGGAAGCAGCTTTGCCTCCACCCCTGTGCGTCGTCTGTCGTCAAATGCCTGAATGATGAGCAATAGACGGGTCCGGGTCTCCTGTCACAGTCGACAATGAGCAACTTTTTGCGAGGGCGGAGAACGTGGCCAGGATACAAACGGGCGGCGAAGGCGCAGCCAACAATGGGCCCAAGTGCTCCGCCGGGGGGAGGCGTCTTGAGCAACCTGTCACACATATTGACAGTCGCTTTAGGATCGCTTAAATCAGGCCTGGGGTCGGGCCGGGTTCGGTTAGCATGTGCGCAGCAGCATAGGGGATATTGTAATCATTATGACTCGCGTGTGGGGGTGGAGGGCATTTGCCGTATCTGACATAATGCTGATGTGTATTGATATGAAGTGGATTGTCAGGCAGGATAATTAATTTTTCGGgggataaataaaaacttgaGATGCCAGAGGTAATCCCTCAAGATATAAGTATGGCTAATAATTGTTATACTCATACTgctcaaatttaaagatatttgttttgttaagCAATATAAATGGACTCTATCCCAAgtacaataaaatatatacaaaaatcagaaaaattaTGGGgtttaatataaaaacattataattagtttgtaataaaatttgtagaaatattattatactaATAAAAGAATTCTTTAGGTCCTTTTCTTTTGTTAATATGCCTAAGTAAcagaaaaacttaaaaaagtcttcttaaaatataagaaaacattgACAGatcaagaacatttttttttttttaatttttaaaataaaaaaaatgtatgatatcccTTATAACCATGCTCTATCACTGTAGAAGCTGCAAATGCAACCTCTTTAGCCCTATTTTTTCTGTTCCACCCGCAAAGAGCTGCCTCGTTTTTCCTGCGCTTTTTTGCGCCGCCGAGTGTCCTAATCGAATCATCTCATTTAAgtgaattaaaaaacatataaaggCGAGCGAAATTAAATCACGCAACTATTTTGCGCAACAAAGAGTACAATTAAACGGCCACCCACCCGGCGGCGGCGCTGGTGGCAAGGACGAAGGACGCGGCGGAGGCGCACGGGTGTCTGGCGCAGAAAACGCCGCAAGTTTAATCGAATTTAACTACTCATAATGTGCAACAGACGTGGGCGCAAGGGGGTGGTGTTCACCGAATGGGCCGTGGGGTGTGGGGCGGGCCGAAACTCTGCCTCAGAAGCGAGGCGTAAAGTTGGGCACTAATCTGATTAGGATCATCCCGGACCAGCCACTCACGAATCCCAATTGGGAAGGTGAGCTGGAAAGCCAGCTGATGGCGCTCGCCCTCTCTTTCATTCCCTCTCTCTCACTatctctcgctcgctctttCCGACTCCTGTCGTACGTGAGCGTTTCAATTACCGCTCTGGAGTGCGAATgggttttattattatttacatacCTGTTGCAGCAGAGGCAttgttttgaataaaaattccaatttccACACTTGTTCACGTCGTGCTCCCTGTTCGTTCGTGCTCGTGCGCGTTCGTTCGTGTTCGGCAGGAGCGGCAGGAGCAGCATCCGCTGACAAAGCGGCAAAACAGATGTCACCACTTCCGCCTCTCGTCCTTGCGCTCTCTCCCTCCCTTCTCCTCTTCACCAGCCGGCGGAGAGTCCTCTGGCGCagtttctctctctctctcactctctcCTGCGCAGGCCTTCCGGTTGGAGTCTGGCTTCTTGTTGTTGGTGCTCGCCGCTCGGGGCTCCACAGGATAACAGGACGAGTGAGCAagcgagcgagcgagcgagagggggCGAGCGGTTGCAGAGGTCCCAAGACAGCTGGCAGATGTGGCCGTATCAGCAGCAAATAGTCATCGATTCATTATTCCGCCTCGTCAAGGATGCAAATTTCGAAGGTCCTGAAAATATCATCGGCATCGGGCTTGAATTAATAATAAGTACGCACGCCTCTTTGTAGTTTCCGAATCACTGGAGTTTAAAGAAAACACACACGCGTACGCACTTGAGCGTTAAATGCCGTAAATCGATCAAGGCGTATCCCTCTCACTCTCACTCTCTCTGCTCTCACTCTAGCTCTGGCTAACTGTAATTAACTGTAATCCCGGGTCGTTTACTTTAAAACGCCGCCCCTTTTATGGTCGCCAATAACACAAACTATGCATTATCCTTTCGGGCGGTAATGGGGTAATCCTTTCGGAAGCTGTGTGTTGAGCGAACCTATTATTAGAGCCATAAATCAGCGTGAGATGAGCAGCGGAGTTGTAAAATGGAGATGGAAGATGGAGCCGGAGCTGGAGCCAAGCCCTGTCTCGCTCTCTCTCCACTCGCTCTTTCCCTCTCTGTGCGTAGAATAATGGGTAGTAAGAATAAGTGTATACACGGAGAGAAAACTGCGTTGGCTAACAagattaatttcaaaattttagttGACCCCAAGAAATGTTTACACtttgattttgaaataaaCAGAACTAAGCTAAAGCTACGGATTCGTATGGCCAGATAACTTGACCTGCGCATTTCGAACCTTATTTTTTTCCGTGTAGCTTAGGCGGCGAttgcttgttgttgtttctgccGAGATGACGTGAGCCAAAGGAaaggcaacaaaaaaaaaggaagaaccAACGGCACATACTAGTAGTTGTAGAAAATACGCACTGTGGGCAAGAGAGAAACCAAAGTGAGCCGCTGCCCTTTTTTTTCCCGTAAACTTTTTCCTACCAACTATGCTAATTTGTTGTGCCGGCTAGAACCAACACCCATACGTACCAAAGGAGTTGCAAAAACACGCGCCTCGCATTAATTCGAGTGAATTTAATTCCGCACCCGCAATAATCGCATCCCGTTGCTTTTGTCGTCCGCCAAGCACATTTttacacacactcgcacacacgcCGCCAGGAACCGTTACTTCTGCCTTGCACGCCCTTCGCCGTTATCCGTTTCTCCTTCCACTGCTGCTTCGCCAAAATTCCCCCACTCACGGATGCATTTCTTTTTGTTACTATTTAACCATTAACTATTTTGATTGTTGAAAATCGTTCGATTGCTGAATGGCGGCGCTTTGATTCGATTTGAACGTGGTGTGGAGCCTTGGCTTTCTGCGAGCTTTGCCGGggcaaaacaaattattagAAGAAACTAAATATCATCCCGTGATATTTTCTATGTTTTATGGcttattatttataagttGTGTCGGGATTTTTTGGACGAAATGAACAGGAACGGCTGCTTAAATAGACTCGCTCTCTCAAACTTGGCCGCTCTCTTCGGTCCGCGCGCAACCGCTCTCTCGAACATGGACGCTCTCTTTGGTTTGACGCTGCTCGTGCTcgcgtttccgtttccgtttcttTGCAAACATTAAGTTACCAATAATAAtagcaattttttaataatttttcatttttacttTCGATAAAATCACTCTTGTTATTTGTAAATTGAGTAAAGGATTTTGcttaatcattttaaaaacgtTACTTGTAAAGAAGTTAACCAACTTCCTGCATTTAAGCGAATCATTTTTAGTAGGAATCACAAgctatatattaaaataaataaagtgtttaataatatttttaatatattattattttcttagtaTTGAAGCGAATGGAATTTCTCTCGGTGAGTTAAACAACTGTTCGGAGTGAATAGCAACAACAGCTGTTTGCGCGGCGTTGCCAGACTCACTCACTGAAGTTAAATCCCAGCGGCGTAAACTTTTAACAATTCCCAttgaaaaatacaattaagCTGATTTAAAATGCCTGGGGACACGGAAAACACCAGCACGGACACCACCAATGACCACATCGACCTCGCCGTGTACCGGCAGCTGGTGAAACAGTTCATAGACATGGTAAGAAGCGAAACCAAAAAGCCGGCAAGCGGAGTCAAGTAAAAATCCCATTGCTTTTCCAGCGTCGCTACTCCACTGCCCTTTTCTGGGCGGAGAAGGTGGCCGTGCTGAGTGGCCAGGAGCCCAGGGACATCTACTACCAGGCCCAGTGCATGTACCTGCTGGGGGAGTACCATCGCGCCGCCCACACCATCCAGCACCACAAGCTGGAGAAGAACTCGCTGCCGTGCTTCAACCTGCTCCTGGAGAGCCTCTACGCTGCCAAGGAGTACACGGAGGCAGCCAACGCCATCCAGAACGTGGAGGTGGAGGTCATGACCACGTCGCTGATCAACCAGCCCGTGGATGCCGGCAGTGGCTGCTACCTGGAGAGCAACAGTGTCTTTGGCGGCGAGGAGAACCACCGCAACGAGCTGCTCTCCTCCATTTACCTGATGAAGGGCAAGGTGTACGAGGCGCTGGACAATCGCGGCATGGCCATGGACTTCTATGTGCAGGCCCTACACAAATCCATCTACTGCTTTGAGGCCTTGGAGGCGCTGGTTCAGCACGAGATGCTTATGGCCTGGGAAGGTAAGAAGAGGAAACCTTCATTAAACGCTTATAATAACCCTGCTCCATTGCAGAATTCGAGCTAATGCACCACTTGCCACTGGCGCAGCAGTCCAGCGAAACGGATGCCAAGTTTATATTAAAGCTTTACGAATCTCGGCTGAAGAAATACTACGAGTTAATATCCGCCCGCAATGCCGAGGAGATATCTCCCATTGTCAATCCTGATATACTGAAGTTCATCAAGGAATTTACTGCCCGAGTGCAGCAGACCGGCTCCTCGGACAGCCAGATGCCCAAGGTCAGCGCTCTCAAGGTGCCGCTTACGCCCAGTCAGTTCATGTCGCCCGCCCAGAAGTGAGTTTAttgattttgttaaatttttcccATAAACTTATTGTTTCTTACCTTTTTAGAGTCCTGGAGGATCTCAAGGCGCCCACGTTCTCTCTGCAAACAAGTCTGTCGAAGGCCTCTTCCCTCATTGATAGCTCTCATCGTTCTATGTTCGACTCCTCCAGTAGAAGGCGTTCGCGGGATCACGACGCAGACACCTTTATTCCTCTCGGAGATTGCCTGGATCGAGTCCAGCGCAGCACGGATATAATGGCCGCCGAGGCGGAGAAGTGTTTCTACGACTGCGACTACAAGCAGTGCATGAAAATACTCAATGAGTAAGTATTTGCAGCTATTTTGAGTTTGTTCTGCATCTGAAACTCATTTTCTTGACCCCAAAGACTACTTAAGGTGGATCCCTTCCATAACAACGCTTTGACCATTCAGATTGCCTGCCTGGTGGAGAACGGCGACTTCAACAGGCTGTTCTACGTGGCCCACAAGCTGGTGGACCGCTATCCCGACAAGGCCATCTCCTGGTACGCCGTGGGCTGTTACTACGACATGATTGGCAAGAGCGATCCCGCCCGGCGATATCTCTCCAAGGCCACGGCCCTGGATCGGCTCTATGGCCCCGCTTGGCTGGCCTATGGCCACAGTTTCGCCAATGAGAACGAGCACGAGCAGGCGATGGCCGCCTACTTTAAGGCAACTCAACTGATGCGGGGCTGTCATCTGCCTCTGCTCTATATCGGCGTGGAGTGTGGCCTGACAAAGAACTTGGAGCTCGCCGAGAAGTTTTTCCTGCAGGCTATGAACATAGCCCCGCTGGATGTATATGTGCTCCATGAGCTGGGCGTGATCAAGTACGAGTATGAGTTCTTCGATGGCGCCGCCACAATCTTCCAGTGCACCGTAGATATTGTGAAACAGCGGGCGAAGACCAACAACGAAGAGATCTCGGCCCGCTGGGAGCCGCTGTTTATCAACCTTGGCCACTCGCTGCGCAAGGTGCACAAGTACGAGGAAGCTCTGTACAACTTCCAATATGTAAGTCTTTTTCTTGTTTCTGCAAATATGTTACCATtgatttttaacttttgaCTTTTAGGCCCTTCTCCTAAGGCCCCAGACCCCAACTACTTACACTTCCATTGGTTTTATACACGCTCTGCTGGGTAACCTAGACCCCGCCATCGAAGCCTTCCACAAGAGCTTGGCGCTCAACAGAGACTGTATTGTGACTTCCACCATTCTCAAGAGCTGCATCGAGGACCTGATGGACGACTCGGCCACCATTGATGAGATCTGCAGCGCCGCCCTGCGGGATGTGGCCAAGAACATCACGGCCAATAGTCGCCGCGTGCTGAACTCGGACAAGTTTAATGGGATGAAGCTCAAgttcgaggaggaggaggagttcACCAACTCCGAGTCCAACATGGTGGTTGATATGAGCTTCGATACCTAGAAGAAATTCATCATAACTTACATCAATCGCTGACGTTAGCCCCGATTGTTAGCCGGGCAAACAGGTGCCATGCACTTGAACTTAATTCGTGGCCAGAGCAAACACAGATGTTTATGCTTTCTGTTCTGTCTAATGAGCGGAGTCTTGGGATTTCTCAGCTCTGTTTTTCCCACCATCATTTGAAGTCGCCGCCATGTGAATAACATTTAGTATTTAAGAATGCGCAAAGTCTCATTTGAATCATAATTGTGCGGGCCAAGAGGCAAGAGTGGTCCTGGCCAAGTTCTCTCAATCATTCTGTAACTTATATACAACATTGTAATTAAAGCTAGCTTAGTGTACGCAAGGAACTAAAGTTGTAACTCAATATTAACTAATATTTTTTGCTTCCTCTAATGGGCACGTAGTCCAAAATCCGAGCTTTTTCAATGCCATTCGCTTTGAATTGTTTTCGCGTgtttttgagtttgtttaagtGTTCCGCAAGTCAAGTCTTTCCACTCCAATTAGCCGACAAATTATTCCGGAATATCTTCACCCAGCAGGCGGTATAAATCCATAAAGCGAAGAGGTCGCCGCGATAGTGCTTATCGGTTATCCCTTTGGGGGCAAAAAATTACGTATAAAGTGTCGTTAAACTTTGGATATGCAAACAAACTACTGATACACTTTATGGCAATAGCAGAGCGGCAGACACAGACCCATGAATAACCGCTTAACGAGAGCGCTGGCCAAATATTTGCCCGGCCATAAAGCGTGTGACAATCCAAGAGAAGCCAGCGATGACGATTGCAGCGCCGCCGAAGGTTTCCGCGTGGAAAACATGTTTATGCATATGAAAGCCACCGCCACCGGCGAAGTTTGATAAAGCGTCGGCGGCGAGATTATGCTGGAGAATATATAAATCCCGACCGGGCCAGAACACAGCACAGTTCACATCCAGCCATTCAGCCAAGAGGCGAAGCAATCACCCAATAACTCCACCCCAAAGCAAATCTACGATCAACAATGAGCCACCAAAAGATATTTCTAGTCCTAGCTTTGACTCTAACGGTCTGCCAGGCTCATCCTTTTGTGTCCTACGATGATGTGGATGACACGGAGGTCATCGAGCTGCCTGGCAATGGCATCGAGGAGGCCCCACCCACTCTCGGCAAGGACATAATCGATCTTACCCCGCTGGGCACAGCGCTCTTTGGCAAGCCGGATGAGGAGCAGACGGGCGATCGAGTGGGCAACTTCAGTGCCGATGCGGATGCCATGAATCCCGAGGAGCTGGGCAGCTACCTGGAGGGCGATATGCTGGTGCCCCAATCGGAACTGATCATGAAGAACGGCCTGCCCACGCAGTCCTCCCGCTGGCCCAATGGTGTGGTGCCCTACGAGATCCGCGGTAGCTTCAGTGCCACGGACATGGCCACCATTGAGCATGCCATTGCGGAGTACCATCGCAGGACTTGCATTCGGTTTGTGAGGCGCAGCTCGGAGCGAGACTACATCTCCATTCGCGGCGACAACTCGGGATGCTGGTCGTCCGTGGGTCGCGTGGGTGGCAAGCAGGACGTGAATCTGCAATCCCCCGGCTGCCTTAGTCGCCCTGGTACTGCCATGCACGAGCTGATGCATGCCCTTGGATTCCTCCACGAACAGAACCGCATGGAGCGCGATGGCTATGTGGCCATCCAGTATAATAATGTCCAGTCCTCGGCGAGGAACAATTTCGAGAAGGCCGCCCGCACCGAGGCCTTTGGAGTGCCCTACGACTATGGCAGCGTGATGCACTACTCCAAGAACGCCTTCTCCATCAACGGACAGCCCACCATCCTGGCCATGGTGAGTGCAAGGTTACCAGGGATTTGGgatgtatgtaaataaaattcccTATTTTCCTTGCAGCAAGCTGGCGGAGCCGAAAAGATGGGCCAGAGGAATGGCTTCTCCGACTCTGATATCATGAAGCTGAACCGCATGTACGATTGTGGAACTGCCAATTCCGTTCCAGTTTCTCCTGTTGCGCCTGCTCCTGGAGCTGCTCCTGGCGCCGCTGCTGGCAGCGGCAATCCCATTGTGGACAGCTTCCTGGGCGGTCTGATCAGCGGTTTGGGCTTGGGCGATGAGAAGAAGGAGACCAGCTCTTAGGAACCACTTGGCCACAGAATCTACTAGCTCGTATGATCACCACGCTCGAAAATATTTAACGCATCCCACACACCAACCATCTAGCAccaatatttgaatttttagttaataattagtgtgtttaattaataaagtttAGAATGAATTGAAAATATGGTTCTTAAGATTTACTATTGGGTTAAGAAGAACCTACCAGAAACAGGTTtaccatttattaaaaaaatatcttatatGAAATgtgcttttaaaatttttatttactcccGAGTAACTTCTTAATTTATCATAATAGTAACCGAAAATGCTAGATCATCAGAAGATTCCAAAGGTAGATCTCAAGGGAGGAAATGTTGCACAAGTGAAAACCGAAATAATAGAGGACGTGAACCCTGGAACACCTGTAGAACACCTCAAACGGACGAACTGGTAGCCTACATATTGCGCTTGGCGGCCAGGAGGCGGGAGCGCGGCAGCCGGCACTGGCTGATGCTGTGCAGGCGGTACTGCATCTCCGGCTGGGTGACCTTCTCGTAGAGCTTCTTCTTGGCCTCGGTGACCGTGTGGACGAGCACCCCGTCGCCGCCCTCGTCCATGTTGAAGGCCTCGCCCTCGGCGCACTCGGGACACTGCTGGGTGAGCACAATGTCGTTGAGATCGGTGGGCAGTTCGCAGATCTTCTCGATCTGCTTGACCACATAGTCGAAGCGGCCCTCCTCCTGGCGCTCCATCACGTAAACGCTGGCGGTCAGCTCCTGCACCCTGGTTTCGAGGATCTTAAGGAATCGATTGACATTGACCAGGTTCACATGAGTGTGGTCGCCCAGCAGCTTGGCCAGCGGACTGGCATCAATGGAGCACATCTCGCAGACGGTCTCCATGCCCTGCAGCAGATTCTCCAGCCGCGCATCGTTGCTCTCCCGCGCCTTGTGCAGCTCCATGTTGGATTCCTGCTTGGTGCGCACCTTGTTCTCCAGACTGGCGATCTGATCCAGCTGGTCCTGCAGCGTGTTGGAGTTGTCCTTTTTGAGGGTAACTATGTCCTCGAAAAGGCGATTCACCGAGTTGTTTAGCATCGTGATGTGGTAGCTCATCTCGTTGGCATAGTTGAAGAACGAGTAGTAGAGACTCTCCTGCTGCTGGAACTTGTCAATCACCTCGTCCATGTTATTGGAGTCGGTGTACTGCAGGATCTTCTGCAGCACCGAGTTATAGAGATTGATCTTCTTGTTGTGCACCCGCCGGAATTCGTCCCTTCGCTTGTACTCCTTGGGCTGCAGATCGGCCAGTTCCCGGGCCTTGGACTTGCAGTTGAGGAATGCTGAGTTATCCCCATCGGCGGCCACCTTCCGCATGATGCCCTGCATCTCCACACGCCGCAGATCCCGCTCCTTAGCCTCCCTTTTGGCCAGCATGTCTATCTTCTCGTACACCTCGATGCAGCCATCGAACGTATTCAGGGCATACTCGATGAGATCTATGAGATACTTCTTCTCGCTGTTGAGTTTCTGCACCATTTTGGTGTAGGAATCGTTGAAGAAAGTCCTGTGATTCAGGATGCGGATGAGTTGCTCTCGCAGATCGGCATTGGCTGCCGTGAAACCACACTCGTGCCGCACCCCCACCTCCAGGGAGTTCTCCAGAATGGTCATCCTCTTCCTGGCCTTCATCACATACGCCTGATGCTGCTGATCCGGAATGGTCAAGCGATTGAGGTTGTATATTTGCTTGGCCATGCGACTGATCTCCTTCTCCATGTTGAAAATGGACGTCTTCAGGGAGTTAATGTCCTGCGAGAGGTTCTCCTGGCACTCCACATGGCATCGGATCAGCTCCAGCCAGCGGTTGTTCTGCTTCTTGTGGGTCGTTCCACTGGCCACCCAGATCTGGGCCCTTAGGTCGTtcttctcctcctccagctGATCGATGGCCGTCTCATAGCTGGCCTCGATGATCGTCTCCTTGCGCGTCTTCAGCTTGCTGGACAGGATCTTCTTGTACTCCCTCTGGCGCTTGCCCAGCTCCTTGTGCTTCAGCAGGTAGCTCTCCAGGAAGGCCACCTTGTCGAACTTCTTGATTTCCTCCATGGCGAATGTTAAAtcaatttgtaaatcaaaagTTAAGGCCACTATTTGTAACACAAAACAAGCAAGATATTCGTATTTCGGGTTTTTGTGTTAGTAGAGTGTTCGAGGATTTTCCCAATGTTTATACAATCTTAACTTTAACTATGATATGACTTTTATTCCAAGGCATTGAGAGCAATAGGGTGATCCAAAAACTATATTATTCCTAAGCCCAGCTAAATTTTTTTACTATATATAATTCCTTTACCATCTTCTATTTCTGTTTCTCATTTGTTGTATaacttattaatattttttgtaatatttatttaacttaataaagtattataaacaataatttcagcattctaaagcaaaatatgtatatagatGTATATCTTAAATAGCGGTTTCTCAAATACGACACGCAGCATCACTGCTGAGAAATCCCGGAGCTTTCCATGGCCTGGAAAATTTTGAAGGAGGACCAGACGTAGGCGGCACGGCGAAGATCGTTGCATAACTCAAACTTGTGGGCCATCTGCTTGATGCCAAGGGCAGCAGCCTCCATCACAGTCTGGAGGGCAGAGTCCACGATGTCCGCCTCCGTGGTGCACTCTCGGATCTTCTTCAACTTCTTATTGGGTTTAATCTCAGGCTGGCATAAAAaggtaataataaataaaactgcTTAGTGGTATATTTAAGCGTAGACTTACGTATGGAGCATCGGGGCACTGGTGCAGGGACTCGTTTATAGAGTTCATCAGCTCAATAATTAGTTCCGAGGTGGTTTTGGAGTTCATCTTTCCGTAGGACACATGGTTAATGTTCTTCAGGTACTCAAAGTAGGATACAGTCACCCCGCCCGCATTGCAATACAGATCGGGTACGATGAGTGCTCCCTTGTCTAACAGGATCTTCTCTCCGGAGGGAGTGGTGGGTCCATTGGCGCCCTCCAGGATCAACTTGGCCTTGACATCATTGGCGTTGTCGCTGGTTATCACCTTCTGGGTGGCGCAGGGCATCAGGATGTCGGTCTCGGCCGTCAGCAGCTCCTCCTTCGACTCCTCCGCCTTGGGGTAGCCCTTAATGGTCTTCTTCTCCTCCTTGTACTCAAAAAGGTCCTATGGGTCACACACTATCAAAGGATTACACCCATGATAGATTGCTTTAGAACTCACATTGATATCAATGCCATCCTTATTGTAAAGGGATACATCCATTTCCTTGATCCCGATGACCTTGGCGCCCGCCTCATGGACGAACTTTGACGCAAAGGATCCCACATTCCCGAAGCCCTGCACAATGACCGTCTTGTCCTTCCAGCCCGTCTTCCACTTGAGCAGATCCATCCATTCCTGGTCCTGCAGGAAAAGATCGCCCGACTTCCAAACGCCCCTGCCCGTGGCCGAGTGACGCCCGTTGATGCCACCAATGTGAACTGGCTTCCCAGTGACTATGGCAGAGGAATTGATGTCCTTGTAGCCAAAGGTCTTCTGGTACTGATCCACAATCCAGGCCATCTCACGCGGACCAGTGTTCACATCCGGTGCCGGGACATCAATGCCGGGGCCTATCATATTTCGCTTCAGCAGCTCCATCGTGT is a window of Drosophila biarmipes strain raj3 chromosome 3R, RU_DBia_V1.1, whole genome shotgun sequence DNA encoding:
- the LOC108024716 gene encoding cell division cycle protein 16 homolog — protein: MPGDTENTSTDTTNDHIDLAVYRQLVKQFIDMRRYSTALFWAEKVAVLSGQEPRDIYYQAQCMYLLGEYHRAAHTIQHHKLEKNSLPCFNLLLESLYAAKEYTEAANAIQNVEVEVMTTSLINQPVDAGSGCYLESNSVFGGEENHRNELLSSIYLMKGKVYEALDNRGMAMDFYVQALHKSIYCFEALEALVQHEMLMAWEEFELMHHLPLAQQSSETDAKFILKLYESRLKKYYELISARNAEEISPIVNPDILKFIKEFTARVQQTGSSDSQMPKVSALKVPLTPSQFMSPAQKVLEDLKAPTFSLQTSLSKASSLIDSSHRSMFDSSSRRRSRDHDADTFIPLGDCLDRVQRSTDIMAAEAEKCFYDCDYKQCMKILNELLKVDPFHNNALTIQIACLVENGDFNRLFYVAHKLVDRYPDKAISWYAVGCYYDMIGKSDPARRYLSKATALDRLYGPAWLAYGHSFANENEHEQAMAAYFKATQLMRGCHLPLLYIGVECGLTKNLELAEKFFLQAMNIAPLDVYVLHELGVIKYEYEFFDGAATIFQCTVDIVKQRAKTNNEEISARWEPLFINLGHSLRKVHKYEEALYNFQYALLLRPQTPTTYTSIGFIHALLGNLDPAIEAFHKSLALNRDCIVTSTILKSCIEDLMDDSATIDEICSAALRDVAKNITANSRRVLNSDKFNGMKLKFEEEEEFTNSESNMVVDMSFDT
- the LOC108024719 gene encoding hatching enzyme 1.2, which encodes MSHQKIFLVLALTLTVCQAHPFVSYDDVDDTEVIELPGNGIEEAPPTLGKDIIDLTPLGTALFGKPDEEQTGDRVGNFSADADAMNPEELGSYLEGDMLVPQSELIMKNGLPTQSSRWPNGVVPYEIRGSFSATDMATIEHAIAEYHRRTCIRFVRRSSERDYISIRGDNSGCWSSVGRVGGKQDVNLQSPGCLSRPGTAMHELMHALGFLHEQNRMERDGYVAIQYNNVQSSARNNFEKAARTEAFGVPYDYGSVMHYSKNAFSINGQPTILAMQAGGAEKMGQRNGFSDSDIMKLNRMYDCGTANSVPVSPVAPAPGAAPGAAAGSGNPIVDSFLGGLISGLGLGDEKKETSS
- the LOC108024718 gene encoding outer dynein arm-docking complex subunit 1 — protein: MEEIKKFDKVAFLESYLLKHKELGKRQREYKKILSSKLKTRKETIIEASYETAIDQLEEEKNDLRAQIWVASGTTHKKQNNRWLELIRCHVECQENLSQDINSLKTSIFNMEKEISRMAKQIYNLNRLTIPDQQHQAYVMKARKRMTILENSLEVGVRHECGFTAANADLREQLIRILNHRTFFNDSYTKMVQKLNSEKKYLIDLIEYALNTFDGCIEVYEKIDMLAKREAKERDLRRVEMQGIMRKVAADGDNSAFLNCKSKARELADLQPKEYKRRDEFRRVHNKKINLYNSVLQKILQYTDSNNMDEVIDKFQQQESLYYSFFNYANEMSYHITMLNNSVNRLFEDIVTLKKDNSNTLQDQLDQIASLENKVRTKQESNMELHKARESNDARLENLLQGMETVCEMCSIDASPLAKLLGDHTHVNLVNVNRFLKILETRVQELTASVYVMERQEEGRFDYVVKQIEKICELPTDLNDIVLTQQCPECAEGEAFNMDEGGDGVLVHTVTEAKKKLYEKVTQPEMQYRLHSISQCRLPRSRLLAAKRNM
- the LOC108024411 gene encoding glutamate dehydrogenase, mitochondrial; the encoded protein is MFRSVTSVLGKMRRLRPKSMSVRLEHQMPENLKKVETDKDPEFSAMVMYYYHKAAQTMEPALVKEMEKYPHMKPEERQARVSAILNLVGSVSTSVEVNFPIVRKNGTYEIISGYRSHHVRHRLPLKGGIRYGLDVDSHEVKALAAIMTFKCACVNLPYGGSKGGVCIDPKQYTVDELQTITRRYTMELLKRNMIGPGIDVPAPDVNTGPREMAWIVDQYQKTFGYKDINSSAIVTGKPVHIGGINGRHSATGRGVWKSGDLFLQDQEWMDLLKWKTGWKDKTVIVQGFGNVGSFASKFVHEAGAKVIGIKEMDVSLYNKDGIDINDLFEYKEEKKTIKGYPKAEESKEELLTAETDILMPCATQKVITSDNANDVKAKLILEGANGPTTPSGEKILLDKGALIVPDLYCNAGGVTVSYFEYLKNINHVSYGKMNSKTTSELIIELMNSINESLHQCPDAPYPEIKPNKKLKKIRECTTEADIVDSALQTVMEAAALGIKQMAHKFELCNDLRRAAYVWSSFKIFQAMESSGISQQ